The DNA region ATCGGATTGTTTGCCGACAACAAAAAAGTGGCCCGGTGGCTGGTGATCCTGGCCCCGTCCTTCACGGCCCTGCCCATGAGCCTGATCATGGCGGCACCGTCCTATTTTCTGCTCTTGATCCTGCTGTTTTTATCCGGTATTTCCGCGGCCCTGTACCATGTCCCTTCGCCGGTGCTGGTGGCCGGATATTCCGGTATCCGCAAGGGACGGGGCATGAGCCTGTTCATGTCCGGCGGCGAGCTGGCCCGGACCTTAGGGCCCATGGTGGCCGTGGCGGCCCTGGCCTGGCTGGGTGTGGACCGATTCTACCTGGTATTTGGCCTGGCCGTGATGACCTCCGTGCTGCTCTGGCTGACCCTGGAATCCCCGCCGGAAAAACCCGAGGTCCGGCGGAACGGCTCCCTGAAACAGGCGTATGTTGAAATCCGCCATGTGCTCAAGCCGTTGTCCGGCATCCTGGCGGCCCGGGCCGGCATGCATGCCTCCATGGGCATTTTTTTAAGTGTTTTCATCAAAGAGCAGACCGGCAGCCTCTGGTATGGCGGGGCGGCCCTGGCCCTGTACGAGGCATTCGGCGTGGCCGGGGTTTTGTCCGCCGGAACCCTGTCCGACTGGATCGGCCGCAGAAAAGTACTGTTCTGGGCCCTGGCCACCGCCCCGGTAACTTTGCTGCTGTTTGTGCATACCACGGGTTTTCTGAAAATCGGGATGCTGGTGATCACCGGTTTTTCCGTTTTATCCACCACACCGGTGATGCTGGCCATTGTGCAGGATAATGCCCAAAACCATCCGTCCGCTGCCAACGGCATGTTTATGATGGTGTCTTTTGCCGTCCGGTCCTTTGCCGTGGTGGTGGTGGGCGCTGTGGGGGATATGGCCGGAATGGAAAACATGTTTGTGTTCAGCGCCGTGGTGGGGTTTGTGTCCCTGCCGTTTCTGATATGGCTGCCGGACAGGAAAAAAGATATGTAACCCGTTAATTCAGGAGAATGTCATGCTGAAAACCAATGAAAATAAAATCGTGGAGATGTTTATGGAATGCCGGCCCGGCCCGCCCCGGGTGGGACCGGGATGGAAAGTGGACCATCAGGGGGTCCCGTTTCTTTTGCCCGGTATCGGCGGCATCACGTTGAATGTGGGATTGGGAGATCCGGCCTTCGGCCTGGCCGGGGACCATATCGAGCCAGGCGTATCCTGCACGGCCAATGCAGACAAACCCAATGACTTTCCCAATAATTCCCTTCAGTTTCTGGCCTGTGTGGGCAATGAAGCCAAAATTCTTTCCGGCGAAGCCAAAGGGGAAGCCGGGGTGGTGATCGGCCATCATGGCGGGTCCGAGCATATTATTGTGGAGTTTGACCGGCAGGTCAAAGAACAGATGAGCTATGACGATAAAATCCGGATCCGGGCCAAAGGCCAGGGACTGGCGTTATCGGATTTTGCCGATATCCGGCTGTTCAACCTGGCACCTGAACTGCTTCATAAGATGCAGATCACGCCCGACGGCAACGAAGGGCTGGCCGTGCCGGTCACCACACAGATACCGGCAGCGTGCATGGGATCCGGTTTAGGCCGTGCCCATGTGGGCGCCGGAGATTATGACGTCATGACCTCGGATCCGGACACCGTGGCCCGATATCATCTGGATAAAATGCGGTTCGGTGATTTTGTGGCCCTGATGGATCATGACAATGCCTATGGCCGGGCCTATCGAAAAGGGGCCGTGAGCATCGGCATCGTGGTGCACTCCGACTGCCGCCTGGCCGGACACGGCCCGGGCGTCACCACCCTGATGACCAGCCCGACCGGAAAAATAACCCCGGTAACAGACCCTGCCGCCAATATGGCGGACCGGCTGAATATCGGGACCTGTTTGCAAAAAAACCGATAAATGATATAACCATATCATGACCCGTCAACCCCATGTCAAGGATACCGGTGTGATCAAAAAAACCATTCTGCAAAAAGGCCAGGGCAGACTTCGAAAACTGGCCAAGCTTCAGTATATTTACGAAAAAAAATCCCGGTATTTCGCCCAGGTGGCCGAGACTGCCAAGATGATGGCGGGCCGGGAACTGGAAGAACTGGGTGCCAAAGATATTTCCTATGAATTCCGGGGCATCTGGTTCACTGCGGCCAAGCCCGATTTTTACAAAATCACCTACCAGGCCCGGTTATTGTCCCGGATACTGATTCCTCTGGTCACATTCCCCTGCAAAGACAAGGACGTGTTGTACCGGGAGGCCCGAAAAATTTCATGGGAAGAGCTGATGACCCCGAAGCAGACCTTTTCCATTGTGGCCAATGTGTCAGAATCCAGCATCACGCATTCCAATTTTGCCGGACTGCGGGTCAAGGATGCCATTGCCGATTATTTCAGGGACCGCACCAACCGCCGGCCCAGCGTGGACACCAAAGATCCCTACATTGTGGTCAATCTGTATCTTCACCGGGATGTGGCCACCCTGTCTCTGGATGCATCCATGGGGCCTTTGCACAAACGCGGGTACCGGGAGGCCTCGGTGTCGGCCCCCATGCAGGAAACCGTGGCCGCGGCCATCATCCGGAAGAGCGAATGGGACGGTACCGTGCCGTTGTACGATCCCATGTGCGGTTCCGGGACCCTGCTGGCCGAGGCCCTGATGAAGTACTGCCGGATTCCGGCCCAGGTGTTCCGCACCCGGTTCGGATTTGAAGCGCTGCCGGATTTTGATCCCCGGCTGTGGGAGGAAATCAAACAGGCAGCAGACAAAAACATCCGGCCGCTGCCCCAGGGGCTCATTGCCGGCAGCGATATTTCAGAACATTCAGTGACCGCCGCCAAAACCAATCTCATGGGCCTGCATCACGGGGCCGATGTGACCGTGTCCCAGATCGATTTCCGGGAAATCCCCGGCATTGAAGACAGCCTGATCGTCACCAATCCCCCTTACGGCATCCGCATGGGAAAAGACCGGGATCTTAAATCATTTTATCAGGATCTGGGACGGTTTCTGCGGGAACGTTGCCCAAGGTCCACGGCTTTGGTGTATTTTGGTGATCCCAAATATATCAAGCATGTCCCTCTGGCCCCATCCTGGAAAGAACCGTTGACCATCGGGGGACTGGACGGGAAACTGGTGAAATATCAACTTTTTTGACCAAGGACCGGCATATGGACACGTCCTTTAACCAGGAATCAGGTATCAAGATCTACCATGAACTCATGGCCAACAAGGTGGGAGACATTCTTCTGGTGTCCAGCCCCTATGACGCGTTCATCATGGAAGAGGAAGGCCGGCTGTCCAACCGGATCATTCATGAATACAAGGGACTGAACCTGTCCAGGCCTCCCCGGCTCACCTGGGTGTCTTCGGCAACCGATGCCTTTGAACGGCTGGAGAAAAAAAATTTCGACCTGATCCTGGCCATGCCCAGCCTGGACGGCATGGATGTTCAGACTTTTGGTGAAAAGGTCAAACAGCAGTATGCAGACCTGCCTTTTTTCATGCTCCTGCACAACACATGTGACATCAGCCAGTACCTGTGCATGGAAAACAAAACCGCCATTGACCGCACCTATGTCTGGGGCGGGAATGCGGATCTGCTCCTGGCCATCATCAAAAATTTCGAAGATGAAAAAAATGTGGCGTTCGATACAAAGAACGCCAATGTCCGGGTCATCATCATGGTGGAAGATTCGCCCTATCACTATTCCTCCATTCTGCCGGTGATCTACAAACAGATCGTGCTCCAGACCCAGTCGGTGATCGATGAGTCCATCAACGAGGAACACCGGCTGCTGAAAATGCGGGGCCGCCCCAAAGTACTGCTGGCCCAGACCTATGAGGAAGCCCTGTCCCTGTATGAAACATACAAACCCTATGTATTGTCCATTTTCTCGGACATGCGGTTTCCCAGAAACGGCACCATGGATGAAAACGCAGGGTTTGACCTGTTGCGCCGAATCAAGAAAGACGTGCCGGACCTGCCTTTGCTGGTGATCAGCACGGAAGAGCGCAGCCGGGATCTGGCCTACCGGATACCGGCGGTGTTCATCAACAAGAATTCCGCCAATCTCAATGACCGGATCAAGACGTTTTTTGTGGGATGCCTGGGATTCGGGGCGTTCGTGTTCAGACTGCCCACGGGAGACGAAGTAGCCCGGGCCAGTGATCTGCGGGCCATTGAAAAGCTGCTGCCGGAAATTCCGGATGAATCCATTGTGTTCCACGCCAAAAACAATGATTTCTCCCGATGGCTTCTGGCCCGCAGTGAAATCAGCCTGGCATTGAGCCTGAAACCCTATACTGTGGATGATTTTCCCGATCCTAAGACATTGAAGCGGTTTCTCATCGACAGCATCCGGGCCCGGCGCCGGGGAACCCGCCAGGGCCAGGTCATTGAATTTGACTCCAGAAAATTTGATTCAGACACCGGGTTCATGAAAATCGGCAACGGGTCTCTGGGAGGCAAAGCCAGAGGTCTGGCATTCATGGCCTCCCAGATCAAACAGGATGATGAACTCATCGAAAAATTTCCGGACGTGGATATCCATATTCCCCAGACCTTTGTGATTGCCACGGACGGATTTAAAATGTTCATTGAAGACAACAACCTGGCGAAGCTGCTGGAATCCGGCCAGGATCTCACCGATGAAATGGTGGTGAAGGCGTTCATCCAGGCCCAATTTCCGGACTGGCTGAAAAATAATTTAAAGGTCTATCTGGAACATGTGAACTATCCCATTGCGGTGCGGTCCTCCTCATTGTTTGAAGATGCCCATTACCAGCCGTTTGCCGGCCTGTACAAAACCTATATGCTGCCCAACAGTGACGACCGCCTTGACATGCGGCTGGACCGGCTGATCATGGCCGTCAAACTGGTATATGCCTCCACTTACATGAAAGCCCCCCGGGCCTATGCCCAGAGTACCATGCAC from Desulfotignum phosphitoxidans DSM 13687 includes:
- a CDS encoding DUF4438 domain-containing protein: MLKTNENKIVEMFMECRPGPPRVGPGWKVDHQGVPFLLPGIGGITLNVGLGDPAFGLAGDHIEPGVSCTANADKPNDFPNNSLQFLACVGNEAKILSGEAKGEAGVVIGHHGGSEHIIVEFDRQVKEQMSYDDKIRIRAKGQGLALSDFADIRLFNLAPELLHKMQITPDGNEGLAVPVTTQIPAACMGSGLGRAHVGAGDYDVMTSDPDTVARYHLDKMRFGDFVALMDHDNAYGRAYRKGAVSIGIVVHSDCRLAGHGPGVTTLMTSPTGKITPVTDPAANMADRLNIGTCLQKNR
- a CDS encoding THUMP domain-containing class I SAM-dependent RNA methyltransferase, with product MTRQPHVKDTGVIKKTILQKGQGRLRKLAKLQYIYEKKSRYFAQVAETAKMMAGRELEELGAKDISYEFRGIWFTAAKPDFYKITYQARLLSRILIPLVTFPCKDKDVLYREARKISWEELMTPKQTFSIVANVSESSITHSNFAGLRVKDAIADYFRDRTNRRPSVDTKDPYIVVNLYLHRDVATLSLDASMGPLHKRGYREASVSAPMQETVAAAIIRKSEWDGTVPLYDPMCGSGTLLAEALMKYCRIPAQVFRTRFGFEALPDFDPRLWEEIKQAADKNIRPLPQGLIAGSDISEHSVTAAKTNLMGLHHGADVTVSQIDFREIPGIEDSLIVTNPPYGIRMGKDRDLKSFYQDLGRFLRERCPRSTALVYFGDPKYIKHVPLAPSWKEPLTIGGLDGKLVKYQLF
- a CDS encoding PEP/pyruvate-binding domain-containing protein, translating into MDTSFNQESGIKIYHELMANKVGDILLVSSPYDAFIMEEEGRLSNRIIHEYKGLNLSRPPRLTWVSSATDAFERLEKKNFDLILAMPSLDGMDVQTFGEKVKQQYADLPFFMLLHNTCDISQYLCMENKTAIDRTYVWGGNADLLLAIIKNFEDEKNVAFDTKNANVRVIIMVEDSPYHYSSILPVIYKQIVLQTQSVIDESINEEHRLLKMRGRPKVLLAQTYEEALSLYETYKPYVLSIFSDMRFPRNGTMDENAGFDLLRRIKKDVPDLPLLVISTEERSRDLAYRIPAVFINKNSANLNDRIKTFFVGCLGFGAFVFRLPTGDEVARASDLRAIEKLLPEIPDESIVFHAKNNDFSRWLLARSEISLALSLKPYTVDDFPDPKTLKRFLIDSIRARRRGTRQGQVIEFDSRKFDSDTGFMKIGNGSLGGKARGLAFMASQIKQDDELIEKFPDVDIHIPQTFVIATDGFKMFIEDNNLAKLLESGQDLTDEMVVKAFIQAQFPDWLKNNLKVYLEHVNYPIAVRSSSLFEDAHYQPFAGLYKTYMLPNSDDRLDMRLDRLIMAVKLVYASTYMKAPRAYAQSTMHRTEDEEMAVILQELTGIRHDNYFYPSIAGVAQSYNFYPIAHLKADEGIAYIAMGLGKIVMEGGKTLRFCPRYPQFLPQFSMVEDILENSQKYFYALKMDVFPPKNHFLSNPAEDPTLAHLELMDAVDHPIVRQLCSTFHVQDNRIRDVYSDKGYPVLTFAGILKYNSFPLAQILAEVTRIGSRWMGSSVEVEFAVNLHADGSRKPEFSLLQIRPMGRYKQNLKVRITPEDQEKAFCYSVHSLGNGEYKNIHDLIYVDPDHFDPAKTVEIAREINKLNALFNESQKKYVLIGPGRWGSSDRWLGIPVAWNDISNVGVMVEATIESIKADPSQGSHFFQNITSLGIAYITVSDNTEDFIDYQFLGRQAGTTVTPHLKHIHFKDGLYIRVDGKTSRAALMPREPASEPVPMPDVPKIDSAG
- a CDS encoding MFS transporter → MKKTAFQTPRVALISFSHFVHDLYSSFLPPLLPLIIEKLSLTLSQAGLLSFVMQVPAMLNPLIGLFADNKKVARWLVILAPSFTALPMSLIMAAPSYFLLLILLFLSGISAALYHVPSPVLVAGYSGIRKGRGMSLFMSGGELARTLGPMVAVAALAWLGVDRFYLVFGLAVMTSVLLWLTLESPPEKPEVRRNGSLKQAYVEIRHVLKPLSGILAARAGMHASMGIFLSVFIKEQTGSLWYGGAALALYEAFGVAGVLSAGTLSDWIGRRKVLFWALATAPVTLLLFVHTTGFLKIGMLVITGFSVLSTTPVMLAIVQDNAQNHPSAANGMFMMVSFAVRSFAVVVVGAVGDMAGMENMFVFSAVVGFVSLPFLIWLPDRKKDM